A stretch of the Flavobacterium aquiphilum genome encodes the following:
- a CDS encoding NADH:flavin oxidoreductase yields MSANNLFTPFNLKSLHLKNRIVMAPMTRSFSPNGIPTDKVAAYYQKRAEGEVGLILSEGTVIDRPSSSNDKNVPHFHGEEALQGWKKVIDEVHAAGGQMGPQIWHMGIMDNHHSGWVPPVPFEGPSGLNRPGFNNGNTMSEKDIADTIIAFGKAAADAKRLGFDTIEIHGAHGYLIDQFFNPETNLRTDSYGGKTLKERNRFAIEVVKEIRKQVGNDFAVIMRFSQFKPSDYNYKLAKTPQELDAWLTPLVDAGVDILHCSQRRFWEPEFEKSDLNFAGWAKKVTGAPTITVGSIGLSNDFFGAFAGESSEPTSLDELNRRFDRGDFDLVAVGRPLLSDPNWTAKIKSGKTNELVGFSKEALSELILE; encoded by the coding sequence ATGAGTGCAAATAATTTATTTACCCCCTTTAACCTCAAGTCGCTACACCTTAAAAACAGAATTGTAATGGCGCCAATGACGCGCTCTTTTTCTCCAAACGGAATCCCAACCGATAAAGTAGCCGCCTATTATCAAAAAAGAGCCGAAGGTGAAGTAGGTTTGATACTATCCGAAGGAACTGTGATTGACAGGCCTTCGTCATCAAATGATAAGAATGTCCCTCATTTTCATGGAGAAGAAGCCTTACAAGGTTGGAAAAAAGTGATCGATGAGGTGCATGCTGCCGGAGGCCAAATGGGGCCACAAATATGGCACATGGGAATTATGGACAACCACCATTCTGGCTGGGTTCCGCCCGTTCCTTTTGAAGGCCCGTCGGGATTAAACCGTCCCGGTTTTAATAATGGGAATACGATGTCTGAAAAAGACATTGCAGATACCATCATTGCATTTGGAAAAGCAGCTGCCGATGCAAAAAGATTAGGTTTTGACACTATCGAAATTCACGGTGCACACGGTTACCTGATTGACCAATTTTTCAATCCTGAAACCAACTTGCGCACGGACAGTTACGGAGGAAAAACATTGAAGGAACGTAATCGGTTTGCCATTGAAGTGGTGAAAGAAATTAGAAAACAGGTAGGAAACGATTTTGCAGTGATTATGCGCTTCTCTCAATTCAAACCTTCTGATTACAATTATAAACTAGCAAAAACACCACAGGAATTAGACGCCTGGCTTACACCTCTTGTTGATGCTGGAGTTGACATTCTACACTGTTCACAACGTCGATTTTGGGAACCTGAGTTTGAAAAATCAGATCTAAATTTTGCCGGATGGGCCAAAAAAGTAACAGGAGCTCCAACCATTACTGTTGGTTCCATTGGACTTTCTAATGATTTCTTTGGGGCATTTGCAGGAGAAAGCTCGGAGCCAACTTCATTGGACGAGTTAAACAGACGTTTCGACAGAGGCGATTTTGATTTAGTTGCCGTTGGAAGACCTTTACTTTCAGACCCAAACTGGACTGCAAAAATAAAATCAGGAAAAACAAATGAGCTTGTAGGCTTTAGCAAAGAAGCATTGAGCGAATTAATATTAGAATAA